The DNA segment AAGCGTGTAATAAACAGGGCCATGCCGGGGGCACCTCACGAAACCCTCCTTGTTGTTGATGCCACAACAGGCCAGAATGCCCTGAGACAGGCCATGATGTTTCACGAGGCCATCGGAATAACAGGAATAGCATTAACAAAACTGGACGGCACTGCCAGGGGCGGCATTGTATTTGCCATCAAAAAGGAGCTGAACATCCCTGTAAGGCTGATAGGTGTGGGAGAAGGAATCGATGACCTGAGAGACTTTATTCCGGAAGAGTTTGTAAAGGCACTCCTTGAGGAGTAGACAACCGGGGCAACTGTTTGTATAATTAGATATGAAAAAGAAAATTCTGATCCTGTCTGCTCTCCTCCTTTTTGCTGCAGTTGCCCTCTATATTATATTCCATTATATAACCCCGGCCAAAGACAATTACCTGAAAGTCAGCGGCAGGGTGGAGGCCAGTGAGATAGAGCTGGCCACACAGATTCCCGGGAGGTTGAAGAGTGTCCTGATAGAGGATGGGTCTGCAGTCAAGGCAGGGCAGATCGTTGCACTGCTTGTGGACGAGGAGTTGCAGTCAAGGCGCAGGGAATTCATCAGGGGGACCGAGGAACTGGTTGAGAGGATCAAGGCCGCTGAGTTTGACCTGAAATACACGGCAGAAAACGTCAGGCATACCATAGATGAAGCACACAAGTCCCTTTTAATTGCAAAGGCAAGGCTCAAGCAGGCAGGGGACAAGAGGGAGAAGACCCAAAAGGACTTCAGGAGATTCTCCAGGCTGAGGCAGAAGGGCGTCATTGCTGAAGAAAGGTTTGAAGAGATGAGGCTTGCCTACAGCCTCTCTGAAGAGGAGGCACGTACTGCAGACAAAGAGGTTGAGCTGGCAGAGATATCACTCCTGAAGGCAAAGGCCTCAAAAGACCTTGTCAGGGCAAAGGAGAAGGAACTCCTTGCACTCAGAAAATCGCTTCAGCGTCTGAAAGAAAGACTGAAACAGGTGGAGATAACCCTCGGATATACAAAAATCTCCGCACCAGAGGACGGGATTATCCTCAAAAGGGTTGCAGAGCCCGGAGAAGTACTTCCACAGGGTGGAATTGCCGGCATCATGATCAACCCGGCGTCCCTGCATGTAAAGACATTTGTGCCGGAGACCTATATTGGAAGGATATTTATAAACATGGAGGCCGAGGTCTTCAGCGATGCCTATCCTGATTACCCCTTCACAGGTTATATCTGCTACATCTCCGACAGGTCGGAGTTTACGCCAAAAGAGGTCCAGTCCTATGAAGAGAGGGTAAAGCAGGTCTTTGCCGTAAAGATCTGTTTCCCGGGGACTTCAGCGGATCAGAAAAAGAACTACAGGGACGTCCTGAAAAAAGGGATGCCTGTGGATGTAAGGTTCGAGATTAAAGAGGATGGGAAAATATAAAACACTAAGACACTGAGAAAAGAATGGATTCCGGCTTAAGGACTGCCGGAATGACAGACAAATTGAGTTGTTAATTTGAGAGAATCTGCGAAATCTGCGGCTGAAAAAAAACCAGATGACAACCCCCATAATATCATTCAGAGGCGTTTCCAGAAAGTTCAGAAAACTACATGCCCTGCAGGATATTGACCTTGATGTATTCCCCGCCGAGATCACCGGAATTATCGGTCCGGACGGTTCAGGCAAGAGCACCCTCCTCAAGATATGCTCCGGCATCCTTGGTTTCAAGGGCAGGGCGACCTTCATGGACACAGACCTTCAAAAAGACCCTGAATCCATAAAAAGGCACCTCAGCTTCATGCCCCAGGGTATAGGCCAGAACCTGTACATGGACCTCTCGGTTGAGGAGAACATAGACTTCTTTGCAGCCTTAAAAGATGTCTCCCGGGAGAGAAGAGATACAGTGAAGGAGA comes from the Nitrospirota bacterium genome and includes:
- a CDS encoding efflux RND transporter periplasmic adaptor subunit, whose product is MKKKILILSALLLFAAVALYIIFHYITPAKDNYLKVSGRVEASEIELATQIPGRLKSVLIEDGSAVKAGQIVALLVDEELQSRRREFIRGTEELVERIKAAEFDLKYTAENVRHTIDEAHKSLLIAKARLKQAGDKREKTQKDFRRFSRLRQKGVIAEERFEEMRLAYSLSEEEARTADKEVELAEISLLKAKASKDLVRAKEKELLALRKSLQRLKERLKQVEITLGYTKISAPEDGIILKRVAEPGEVLPQGGIAGIMINPASLHVKTFVPETYIGRIFINMEAEVFSDAYPDYPFTGYICYISDRSEFTPKEVQSYEERVKQVFAVKICFPGTSADQKKNYRDVLKKGMPVDVRFEIKEDGKI
- a CDS encoding ATP-binding cassette domain-containing protein, which produces MTTPIISFRGVSRKFRKLHALQDIDLDVFPAEITGIIGPDGSGKSTLLKICSGILGFKGRATFMDTDLQKDPESIKRHLSFMPQGIGQNLYMDLSVEENIDFFAALKDVSRERRDTVKERLLETTGLQPFRERRAKNLSGGMKQKLGICCSLISEPKVLLLDEPSTGIDPLSRRQMWELLHEFVSGTGTTIVLGTSYMDEAERCHSVSVK